The following proteins come from a genomic window of Achromobacter deleyi:
- a CDS encoding alpha-hydroxy acid oxidase encodes MRLNQCQNFHDFRRMARQRLPGPIFNYIDGAADDETTYRRNTEAFEACDLVPDVLRGVADVDMSVTVMGQKLALPVYCSPTALQRLFHHDGERAVAAAAGKFGTMFGVSSLGTVSLEEARQISGGPQVYQFYFHKDRGLNRDMMARAKAAGVQVMMLTVDSITGGNRERDKRTGFAIPFRLNLAGIAQFAIKPAWAINYATHERFRLPQLDGHVDMGGGAMSISRYFTEMLDPAMTWDDVAAMVREWGGQFCLKGIMSVEDARRAVDIGCTGIVLSNHGGRQLDGSRSAFDQLAEIVDAVGDRIDVMMDGGVQRGTHVLKALALGAKAVGLGRYYLFPLAAAGRPGVERALEQMRVEIERAMKLMGCRTVAELQRRHLRFR; translated from the coding sequence ATGCGCTTGAACCAGTGCCAGAATTTCCACGACTTCCGCCGCATGGCGCGCCAGCGGCTGCCCGGCCCGATCTTCAACTACATCGACGGCGCCGCCGACGATGAGACCACCTACCGCCGCAACACCGAGGCCTTCGAGGCTTGCGACCTGGTGCCCGACGTGCTGCGCGGCGTGGCGGATGTGGACATGTCCGTCACCGTCATGGGCCAGAAGCTGGCCTTGCCGGTCTACTGCTCGCCCACCGCGCTGCAACGCCTGTTCCACCACGACGGCGAACGCGCCGTGGCCGCCGCCGCCGGCAAGTTCGGCACTATGTTCGGCGTGTCGTCGCTGGGCACCGTCAGCCTGGAAGAGGCGCGCCAGATCAGCGGCGGCCCGCAGGTCTACCAGTTCTACTTCCACAAGGATCGCGGCCTGAACCGCGACATGATGGCGCGCGCCAAGGCCGCCGGCGTGCAGGTCATGATGCTGACGGTCGACAGCATCACCGGCGGCAACCGCGAGCGCGACAAGCGCACCGGCTTTGCCATCCCGTTCCGCCTGAACCTGGCCGGCATCGCCCAGTTCGCCATCAAGCCGGCCTGGGCCATCAACTACGCCACCCACGAACGCTTCCGCCTGCCGCAGCTCGACGGCCACGTCGACATGGGCGGCGGCGCCATGTCCATCAGCCGCTATTTCACCGAGATGCTCGATCCCGCCATGACCTGGGACGACGTCGCCGCCATGGTGCGCGAGTGGGGCGGCCAGTTTTGCCTGAAGGGCATCATGTCGGTCGAGGACGCCAGGCGCGCCGTCGACATCGGCTGCACCGGCATCGTCCTGTCCAACCACGGCGGCCGCCAGCTCGACGGCTCGCGCAGCGCCTTCGACCAGCTGGCCGAGATCGTCGACGCCGTCGGCGACCGCATCGACGTGATGATGGACGGCGGCGTGCAGCGCGGCACGCACGTGCTCAAGGCGCTGGCGCTGGGCGCCAAGGCGGTGGGGCTGGGCCGCTACTACCTGTTCCCGCTGGCCGCCGCCGGGCGGCCCGGCGTGGAACGGGCGCTGGAACAGATGCGCGTGGAGATCGAGCGCGCGATGAAGCTGATGGGCTGCCGGACGGTGGCGGAGCTGCAGCGGCGGCATCTGCGGTTCCGCTAG
- a CDS encoding tripartite tricarboxylate transporter substrate binding protein, which produces MKHATALTAAALLLGAAFAAPGQAAAPWPSQPIRLIVPYPPGGSVDNLARLLAPALGQRLGQTIVIENKAGASGTIGVDATVRATPDGNTFGFGVPGAITGLPHVMKVPYDVSKIQYVSLVARIPLVLVVNPSLPDATLADFVASARRQPGKYNYGSAGNVTTPHLGGELLKQQTGIDIMHVPYKGASPAVTALLSNEVQMFPGDASAVLGFIKAGKLRTLAVASPTRFEGLPDVPTTQEAGFPGVIVESNYGIIAPTGTPPEIVQKMSQAIAQTLAEPALRQKMIDQGAIPTATTPEAYQALMQAESKKWGEVIRRGKLGLE; this is translated from the coding sequence ATGAAACACGCTACCGCACTGACGGCGGCCGCCCTGCTGCTGGGCGCCGCCTTTGCCGCTCCGGGCCAGGCCGCCGCGCCCTGGCCGAGCCAGCCGATCCGGCTGATCGTGCCCTACCCGCCCGGCGGCTCGGTCGATAACCTGGCGCGGCTGCTGGCGCCGGCGCTGGGCCAGCGGCTGGGCCAGACCATCGTGATCGAGAACAAGGCCGGCGCCAGCGGCACCATCGGCGTGGACGCCACGGTGCGCGCCACGCCCGACGGCAACACCTTCGGCTTCGGCGTGCCGGGCGCCATCACCGGCCTGCCGCACGTCATGAAGGTGCCGTACGACGTGTCCAAGATCCAGTACGTGTCGCTGGTGGCGCGCATTCCGCTGGTGCTGGTGGTCAACCCGTCCCTGCCCGACGCCACGCTGGCCGACTTCGTCGCCAGCGCCAGGCGCCAGCCCGGCAAGTACAACTATGGCTCGGCCGGCAACGTCACCACGCCGCACCTGGGCGGCGAGCTGCTCAAGCAGCAGACCGGCATCGACATCATGCACGTGCCGTACAAGGGCGCCTCGCCCGCGGTCACGGCGCTGCTGTCCAACGAGGTGCAGATGTTCCCCGGCGACGCCTCGGCGGTGCTGGGCTTCATCAAGGCCGGCAAGCTGCGCACGCTGGCGGTGGCCAGCCCGACGCGCTTCGAGGGCCTGCCGGACGTGCCGACCACCCAGGAAGCGGGTTTTCCCGGTGTGATCGTGGAATCGAACTACGGCATCATCGCCCCGACCGGGACGCCGCCGGAGATCGTGCAGAAGATGTCGCAGGCCATCGCCCAGACCCTGGCCGAGCCGGCCTTGCGGCAGAAGATGATCGACCAGGGCGCCATCCCCACGGCCACCACGCCCGAGGCCTACCAGGCGCTGATGCAGGCCGAGTCGAAGAAATGGGGCGAGGTGATCCGGCGCGGCAAGCTGGGGCTGGAATAG
- a CDS encoding LysR family transcriptional regulator, with product MPPAKATGLSLDVTADLHKWRAFLAIAELGSISRAALYLDQDQSVLSRRINALERECNARLFNRTGRGVHLSEVGERLFPLVRTLLGDAERLELELNGEAREPAGEVTLGLLPSTAHPLIRRLFSRLRKQFPKVHLKILEGSSGQIEEWLTDSRVDIAILYRYGDKCPPGEQALASVDSYLVGAAGDPLTRGGEVAFEQLDGLPFILPGAPNGLRNALDGLARARKISIAPLIEADSLPLMKSIVEHEHMYTVLPLHAVWQEVQEGRLGIAALRDPAMGRIISMAFARAKGPGRTVTEVAAQIQSLVREIGGEGVWHASP from the coding sequence ATGCCGCCTGCCAAAGCCACGGGCCTGAGCCTGGACGTCACCGCCGACCTGCACAAGTGGCGGGCCTTCCTGGCGATCGCGGAACTGGGCAGCATCTCGCGCGCCGCCCTGTACCTGGACCAGGACCAGTCGGTGCTGAGCCGCCGCATCAACGCGCTGGAACGCGAGTGCAACGCGCGGCTGTTCAACCGCACCGGGCGCGGCGTGCACCTGTCGGAAGTGGGCGAGCGCCTGTTTCCGCTGGTGCGCACGCTGCTGGGCGACGCCGAGCGGCTGGAACTGGAGCTGAACGGCGAGGCGCGCGAGCCGGCCGGCGAGGTCACGCTGGGGCTGCTGCCGTCCACCGCGCACCCGCTGATCCGGCGGCTGTTCTCGCGGCTGCGCAAGCAATTTCCCAAGGTACACCTGAAGATCCTGGAAGGCTCCAGCGGCCAGATCGAGGAATGGCTGACCGACAGCCGCGTCGATATCGCCATCCTGTACCGCTACGGCGACAAATGCCCGCCGGGCGAACAGGCGCTGGCCTCGGTCGATTCGTACCTGGTGGGCGCGGCCGGCGATCCGCTGACGCGCGGCGGCGAGGTTGCGTTCGAACAGCTGGACGGCCTGCCCTTCATCCTGCCCGGCGCGCCCAACGGCCTGCGCAATGCGCTGGACGGGCTGGCGCGGGCGCGCAAGATCAGCATCGCGCCGCTGATCGAGGCCGATTCGCTGCCGCTGATGAAGTCCATCGTCGAGCACGAGCACATGTACACAGTGCTGCCGCTGCACGCGGTCTGGCAGGAGGTGCAGGAAGGCCGCCTGGGCATCGCGGCGCTGCGCGATCCGGCCATGGGCCGCATCATCTCGATGGCGTTCGCCCGCGCCAAGGGCCCGGGCCGCACCGTCACCGAAGTGGCCGCGCAGATCCAGAGCCTGGTGCGCGAGATCGGCGGCGAAGGCGTGTGGCACGCCAGCCCCTGA
- the fhuE gene encoding ferric-rhodotorulic acid/ferric-coprogen receptor FhuE — MQDPRPAGPIRSVRPRATLRRTTSLVLMALASGAVLAQESGVATLPAVQVQADGDPTTTEGTGSYTPRATSASTGLPLSLRETPQSVTVVTRQRIEDQDMRSITDILGNTPGISVQNYDSERYTFSSRGFAISNYLYDGVPTSFDIGYAGGESSLDSIIYDRVEVVRGATGLLTGAGNPSASVNLVRKHATSREFKADLSVSAGTSDAYRASADLSSPLNASGSVRGRIVSAYQDNHSYLDGYQNRKKVFYGVVDADLTARTTLSVGFNYQDNQPRRSSWGGFPLWYADGGRTDWKRSLNTGADWTKWASTTEGAFASLEHRFDNDWRVQASVSHSKHEMDGKLLYLYGWPDRSTGLGMGASAQRYYGDRKQNSLDIKASGPFSLFGRQHEAVVGASFTRQYAEFFNRGAVSPAPIGNFLEWDGSYPEPQWSDTATLASRYTTKQAGWYGALRFSLADPLKLIVGGRYSTWKTDSVGFGGGSRQAFDKDAFVPYAGLLYDINENYTAYVSYTGIFNPQSFQDRNGSWLDPLEGKAYEAGVKGEFLDGRLNASASVFQVNQDNLAQEDTGYLIPGTINQAYRATKGTRSRGFDLEVSGEVSPGWNVAAGWSHWTARDGEGSPIQTDQPRSLVRLFTTYQLPGDWNRLTVGGGVNWQSHVYTIANGPNGAERVGQGSYALVNLMARYKFDKSLSAQLNVNNLMDRKYYSQIGFYSQGAWAAGRSATLTMRYQY, encoded by the coding sequence ATGCAAGACCCGCGGCCCGCTGGCCCCATCCGCTCCGTCCGTCCACGCGCCACCCTGAGGCGCACCACCAGCCTGGTGTTGATGGCGTTAGCCAGCGGCGCCGTCCTGGCCCAGGAGAGTGGTGTCGCCACCTTGCCCGCCGTGCAGGTCCAGGCTGACGGCGATCCGACCACCACCGAGGGCACCGGTTCCTATACCCCGCGCGCCACGTCCGCCAGCACCGGCCTGCCGCTGTCGTTGCGCGAAACCCCGCAGTCGGTCACCGTGGTCACGCGCCAGCGCATCGAAGACCAGGACATGCGTTCGATCACCGACATCCTCGGCAACACCCCCGGCATTTCGGTGCAGAACTACGACAGCGAGCGCTACACCTTCAGCTCGCGCGGCTTCGCCATCAGCAACTACCTGTACGACGGCGTGCCCACCAGCTTCGATATCGGCTACGCCGGCGGTGAGTCATCGCTGGACTCCATCATCTATGACCGCGTCGAAGTGGTGCGCGGCGCCACCGGCCTGCTGACCGGCGCCGGCAACCCGTCCGCCTCGGTCAACCTGGTGCGCAAGCACGCCACCAGCCGCGAATTCAAGGCCGACCTGAGCGTCAGCGCCGGCACCTCGGACGCCTATCGCGCCAGCGCCGACCTGTCTTCGCCGCTGAACGCCAGCGGCAGCGTGCGCGGCCGCATCGTCTCGGCCTACCAGGACAACCACTCGTACCTGGACGGCTACCAGAACCGCAAGAAGGTCTTCTACGGCGTCGTCGACGCCGACCTGACCGCTCGCACGACGTTGAGCGTCGGCTTCAACTACCAGGACAACCAGCCGCGGCGCAGTAGCTGGGGCGGCTTCCCGTTGTGGTACGCCGACGGCGGCCGCACCGACTGGAAACGCTCGCTCAACACCGGCGCCGACTGGACCAAGTGGGCCAGCACCACCGAAGGCGCCTTCGCCAGCCTGGAGCACCGCTTCGACAACGATTGGCGCGTGCAGGCCAGCGTCTCGCATTCCAAGCACGAAATGGATGGCAAGCTGCTCTACCTGTACGGCTGGCCCGACCGTAGCACCGGCCTGGGCATGGGCGCCTCGGCCCAGCGCTACTACGGCGACCGCAAGCAGAACAGCCTGGATATCAAGGCCTCCGGCCCCTTCTCGTTGTTCGGCCGCCAGCACGAAGCGGTGGTCGGCGCCAGCTTCACCCGCCAGTACGCCGAATTCTTCAACCGCGGCGCGGTCTCGCCGGCGCCGATCGGCAACTTCCTGGAATGGGACGGCTCGTACCCCGAACCGCAGTGGAGCGACACCGCCACCCTGGCCAGCCGCTACACCACCAAGCAGGCCGGCTGGTACGGCGCGCTGCGCTTCAGCCTGGCCGATCCGCTCAAGCTGATCGTCGGCGGCCGCTACAGCACGTGGAAGACGGACTCGGTCGGTTTTGGCGGCGGCAGCCGGCAGGCGTTCGACAAGGACGCGTTCGTGCCCTACGCGGGCCTGCTGTACGACATCAACGAGAACTACACGGCCTATGTCAGCTACACGGGCATCTTCAACCCGCAGAGCTTTCAGGATCGCAACGGCAGCTGGCTCGATCCGCTGGAAGGCAAGGCCTACGAGGCGGGGGTCAAGGGCGAGTTCCTCGACGGCCGCCTGAATGCGTCGGCGTCCGTGTTCCAGGTCAACCAGGACAACCTCGCGCAGGAAGACACCGGCTATCTGATTCCCGGCACCATCAACCAGGCCTACCGCGCCACCAAGGGCACCCGCAGCCGCGGCTTCGACCTGGAAGTGTCGGGCGAAGTCTCGCCGGGCTGGAACGTGGCGGCCGGTTGGTCGCACTGGACCGCGCGTGACGGCGAGGGCAGCCCGATCCAGACCGACCAGCCGCGCAGCCTGGTGCGCTTGTTCACGACCTATCAGTTGCCGGGCGATTGGAACCGGTTGACGGTGGGCGGCGGCGTCAACTGGCAGAGCCACGTCTACACGATCGCCAACGGTCCCAATGGCGCAGAGCGCGTGGGGCAGGGCAGCTATGCGCTGGTCAACCTGATGGCGCGCTACAAGTTCGACAAGAGCCTGTCGGCGCAGCTGAACGTCAACAACCTGATGGACCGCAAGTACTACTCGCAGATCGGCTTCTATAGCCAGGGCGCGTGGGCGGCGGGGCGCAGCGCGACGTTGACGATGCGGTATCAGTATTGA
- a CDS encoding enoyl-CoA hydratase/isomerase family protein, whose product MTMPENLAGPYRALDVRIDAGVATILLANPPVNALSTEMMNELSWVLDRISETPEVRAVVLSGQGKTFCAGADLKNRAATIKGPGDLPQHSRRTRECFHAIRECAKPVVGAINGAALGAGLAIVASCDILLAASDAVVGLPEINVGLLGGGRHGMRLFGHSRLRRMMLTGLRVDGNELYRLGVVEEALPADALMPRAQELARELASKSPLATILAKQTLNAIEDMSLRDGYRYEQDMTAAIAKTEDAMEARRAFLEKRAPVFQGR is encoded by the coding sequence ATGACCATGCCGGAAAACCTGGCCGGGCCCTACCGCGCGCTGGACGTGCGCATCGACGCCGGCGTCGCCACCATCCTGCTGGCCAATCCCCCCGTCAACGCGCTCAGCACCGAGATGATGAACGAGCTGTCGTGGGTGCTGGACCGCATTTCCGAGACGCCCGAGGTGCGGGCGGTGGTGCTGTCGGGCCAGGGCAAGACCTTCTGCGCCGGCGCCGACCTGAAGAACCGCGCCGCCACCATCAAGGGGCCGGGCGACCTGCCGCAGCATTCGCGCCGCACGCGCGAGTGCTTCCATGCAATCCGCGAATGCGCCAAGCCGGTGGTGGGCGCGATCAACGGCGCGGCGCTGGGCGCGGGGCTGGCGATCGTGGCTTCGTGCGACATCCTGCTGGCCGCGTCCGACGCGGTGGTGGGCCTGCCGGAGATCAACGTCGGGCTGCTGGGCGGCGGCCGCCATGGCATGCGGCTGTTCGGCCATTCGCGGCTGCGGCGCATGATGCTGACCGGCCTGCGGGTGGACGGCAACGAGCTGTACCGGCTCGGCGTGGTCGAGGAAGCGCTGCCGGCGGACGCGCTGATGCCGCGCGCGCAGGAGCTGGCGCGCGAGCTGGCGTCCAAGAGCCCGCTGGCGACGATCCTGGCCAAGCAGACGCTCAACGCCATCGAGGACATGAGCCTGCGCGACGGCTATCGCTACGAGCAGGACATGACGGCGGCCATCGCCAAGACCGAGGACGCCATGGAGGCGCGCCGCGCTTTCCTGGAAAAGCGCGCGCCGGTGTTCCAGGGCCGCTAG
- a CDS encoding CaiB/BaiF CoA transferase family protein encodes MQPLLSNLKVLDLSRVLAGPWASQILADLGADVIKVERPGQGDDTRSWGPPFLKDEQGQDTADGAYFVATNRGKRSITLDLQTAEGQALVKQLCRDADVVLENYKVGTLARLGLDYASLSAINPRLVYCSVTGFGQTGPRAAEPAYDFLIQAMGGLMSVTGERDDRPGGGPQKVGVPIVDLTTGVYAALGIVAALLRRAQTGQGEHIDVAMLDVQVGLLANQAMNFLLGGRVPRRTGTAHPNIQPQRTFACADGDIVIVVGNDAQFATLCEALGQPRLARDPRYVSNSQRVKNLDTLDPLLDAIFIGEPRAHWLDLLKRAGVPAGSINTVPEVFEDPQVLHRGMLRRLRHPTAGEVPQVMNPLRFGQSALRVDRAPALLGQHTDEVLAELGLSAAQIQDYRDRKII; translated from the coding sequence TTGCAGCCGCTGTTATCAAACCTGAAAGTGCTCGACCTGAGCCGCGTGCTGGCCGGCCCCTGGGCCAGCCAGATCCTGGCCGACCTGGGCGCCGATGTCATCAAGGTCGAGCGGCCCGGCCAGGGCGACGACACCCGGTCCTGGGGGCCGCCCTTCCTGAAGGACGAGCAGGGCCAGGACACGGCGGACGGCGCCTACTTCGTGGCCACCAACCGGGGCAAGCGCTCGATCACGCTGGACCTGCAGACGGCCGAGGGCCAGGCGCTGGTCAAGCAGTTGTGCCGCGACGCGGACGTGGTGCTGGAGAACTACAAGGTCGGCACGCTGGCGCGGCTGGGGCTGGACTATGCGTCGCTGTCGGCGATCAACCCGCGCCTGGTGTATTGCTCGGTGACGGGGTTCGGCCAGACCGGGCCGCGCGCGGCCGAGCCGGCCTACGACTTCCTGATCCAGGCCATGGGCGGGCTGATGAGCGTGACCGGCGAGCGCGACGACCGGCCGGGCGGCGGGCCGCAGAAAGTGGGCGTGCCGATCGTCGACCTGACCACCGGCGTGTACGCGGCGCTGGGCATCGTGGCCGCCCTGCTGCGGCGCGCGCAGACCGGCCAGGGCGAGCACATCGACGTGGCCATGCTGGACGTGCAGGTGGGCCTCCTGGCCAACCAGGCCATGAATTTCCTGCTGGGCGGGCGGGTGCCGCGCCGCACCGGCACGGCGCACCCGAATATCCAGCCGCAGCGCACCTTTGCCTGCGCCGATGGCGACATCGTCATCGTGGTGGGCAATGACGCGCAGTTCGCCACCCTGTGCGAGGCGCTGGGCCAGCCCCGCCTGGCGCGCGATCCGCGCTATGTCAGCAACAGCCAGCGCGTGAAGAACCTGGACACGCTCGATCCGCTGCTGGACGCCATTTTCATCGGCGAGCCGCGCGCCCACTGGCTGGACCTGCTCAAGCGGGCCGGGGTGCCGGCCGGCTCGATCAACACGGTGCCCGAGGTGTTCGAGGACCCGCAGGTGCTGCACCGCGGCATGCTGCGGCGCCTGCGGCACCCCACCGCCGGCGAGGTGCCGCAGGTGATGAACCCGCTGCGCTTCGGGCAGTCGGCGCTACGAGTAGACCGCGCGCCGGCGCTGCTGGGCCAGCACACCGACGAGGTGCTGGCCGAACTGGGCCTGAGCGCGGCGCAGATCCAGGACTACCGCGACCGCAAGATCATCTGA
- a CDS encoding CaiB/BaiF CoA transferase family protein, protein MTSALDGVKVLDLSRVFSGPWAAQMLADFGADVIKVERPGRGDDVRHQGYPLPGRDGAPSPQTSSFVAMNRGKKSLTIDISRPEGQALVRRLAQQADIVIENFKAGDLRRYGLDYAALAAVNPRLVYCSITGFGQSGPYSHLPGYDPIFQSMSGLMSVTGVPDGEPGAGPVKAGYSVSDLTAGFYAVCAILAALRHRDQVSGAGQHIDLALLDAQIAALSHIGMNYLASGQRPARMGSASQITAPFRAFECQDGHLMVAVGNDSQFRGFCEVIGLPELGRDARFDTNPKRAAAQPELSRLIEPAMRARSVQDWNQALAAANVPCGPIYTMDQVFEDPQVRHREMLGSVEHPQLGALPVIRNPIHFSGTPIAGGLPPPLLGEHTAEILRAELGLSDDEIARLRAEGIV, encoded by the coding sequence ATGACGAGCGCGTTGGACGGCGTGAAGGTGCTGGACCTGAGCCGGGTGTTTTCGGGACCGTGGGCGGCGCAGATGCTGGCCGACTTCGGCGCCGACGTGATCAAGGTCGAGCGCCCCGGGCGCGGCGACGACGTGCGCCACCAGGGCTATCCGCTGCCCGGCCGCGATGGCGCGCCAAGCCCGCAGACCTCGTCGTTCGTGGCCATGAACCGCGGCAAGAAGTCGCTGACCATCGACATCTCGCGGCCCGAGGGCCAGGCGCTGGTGCGGCGGCTGGCGCAGCAGGCGGACATCGTCATCGAGAACTTCAAGGCCGGCGACCTGCGCCGCTACGGGCTGGACTATGCCGCGCTGGCGGCGGTCAATCCGCGCCTGGTGTATTGCTCGATCACCGGCTTCGGCCAGAGCGGCCCGTACAGCCACCTGCCCGGCTATGACCCGATCTTCCAGTCCATGAGCGGGCTGATGAGCGTGACCGGCGTGCCCGATGGCGAACCGGGCGCGGGGCCGGTCAAGGCGGGCTATTCGGTGTCGGACCTGACGGCGGGGTTCTATGCCGTGTGCGCCATCCTGGCGGCGCTGCGGCACCGCGACCAGGTGTCGGGCGCGGGCCAGCACATCGACCTGGCGCTGCTGGACGCGCAGATCGCGGCGCTCTCGCACATCGGCATGAACTACCTGGCCAGCGGCCAGCGGCCGGCGCGCATGGGCTCGGCCTCGCAGATCACGGCGCCGTTCCGGGCGTTCGAATGCCAGGACGGGCACCTGATGGTGGCGGTGGGCAACGACTCGCAGTTCCGCGGTTTCTGCGAGGTGATCGGGCTGCCCGAGCTGGGGCGCGATGCGCGTTTCGATACCAACCCCAAGCGCGCCGCCGCGCAGCCGGAACTGTCGCGGCTGATCGAGCCGGCGATGCGCGCGCGCAGCGTGCAGGACTGGAACCAGGCGCTGGCGGCGGCCAACGTGCCTTGCGGGCCCATCTACACCATGGACCAGGTGTTCGAGGACCCGCAGGTGCGGCATCGCGAGATGCTGGGCAGCGTCGAGCATCCGCAATTGGGCGCCCTGCCGGTCATCCGCAACCCGATCCATTTTTCCGGCACGCCGATCGCGGGCGGCCTGCCGCCGCCGCTGCTGGGCGAGCACACGGCCGAGATCCTGCGCGCCGAACTGGGGCTGTCCGATGACGAGATCGCGCGCCTGCGGGCGGAGGGCATCGTATGA
- a CDS encoding acyl-CoA dehydrogenase — translation MSGIDHDLIEEIRDSARDFLQRRDQRQRKRAEAPPDRDYWREIAEVGWLGMSVPEALGGLGLGWRAMAAVLEEAGRAQLPEPLVGAGVLPAALLARIEPVDAARRDALLRAVCGGDTLIGLAWQETEGQLEAGEAATAFGVSVTERDGAYVLNGEKRHVMPGAGVDGWLVTADGERGTALFFVAAGTPGVTAQVHARADGAAACHLTIESAIVPADALLARDGVVDAVDEALDLGRLMQSAELVGVARQVLADSVAYLNTRQQFGRPLAAFQALQHRLVDAAMQVELAANSLLDALDTREARPGDATLRKTVASRAKARAARAGLEATRLAIQLHGAIGYTEECDVSLYFRSALHLAAWLGNATAHRQRYGALAALPAPGADDDDAVPITDFPREADWNGMPEADFRRLARGFFRAHYPEHLRHVPWRLHWDEIKDWYFTLSRQGWIAPSWPREHGGMALSPARQIAFIEEAERHGVARAPDQGLVMLGPILIRHGTEEQRARFLPGILSGEAVWAQGYSEPNAGSDLASLRCEALVDGDGLIVSGQKTWSTLAQDATHMFMLVRTDKTVKKQAGISFLLVDLASPGVSRRPIRTLSGHEEFCEVFFDQVRVPRANLVGELNAGWGIAKALLGFERLFSGSPKHANHALQQIFSIARQRGLLADPAFADRLAELRLDAADLTAMYSVFAELAKAGRPLPPELSLLKVWATETHERLGALLIQIAEEYGGAAMRLGYGNGQVHALAPYVNALAATIFSGTNEIQRNIYAKQLGLEGA, via the coding sequence ATGAGCGGCATCGACCATGACCTGATCGAAGAGATCCGCGACAGCGCGCGCGACTTCCTGCAACGGCGCGACCAACGCCAGCGCAAGCGCGCCGAGGCGCCGCCGGACCGCGACTATTGGCGCGAGATCGCCGAGGTCGGCTGGCTCGGCATGAGCGTGCCCGAGGCGCTGGGCGGCCTGGGCCTGGGCTGGCGGGCGATGGCGGCGGTGCTGGAGGAAGCCGGCCGCGCGCAGCTGCCGGAGCCGCTGGTCGGCGCCGGCGTGCTGCCGGCGGCGCTGCTGGCGCGGATCGAGCCGGTCGATGCGGCGCGGCGCGACGCGCTGTTGCGGGCCGTGTGCGGCGGCGACACGCTGATCGGGCTGGCCTGGCAGGAGACCGAGGGCCAGCTGGAGGCCGGCGAAGCCGCAACGGCCTTCGGCGTCAGCGTGACGGAGCGCGATGGCGCGTATGTGCTCAATGGCGAGAAGCGCCACGTGATGCCGGGCGCCGGTGTCGATGGCTGGCTGGTCACGGCCGATGGCGAGCGCGGCACCGCCCTTTTCTTCGTCGCGGCCGGCACCCCGGGCGTGACCGCGCAGGTCCACGCGCGCGCCGACGGCGCCGCCGCCTGCCACCTGACGATCGAGTCGGCCATCGTGCCGGCGGACGCGCTGCTGGCGCGCGACGGCGTGGTGGACGCGGTGGACGAAGCGCTGGACCTGGGCCGCCTGATGCAATCGGCGGAACTGGTGGGCGTGGCGCGGCAGGTGCTGGCCGATTCGGTGGCCTACCTGAACACGCGCCAGCAGTTCGGCCGGCCGCTGGCCGCGTTCCAGGCCTTGCAGCACCGGCTGGTGGACGCCGCCATGCAGGTCGAACTGGCGGCCAACAGCCTGCTGGACGCGCTCGATACGCGGGAGGCGCGGCCAGGCGACGCCACCCTGCGCAAGACCGTCGCCAGCCGCGCCAAGGCCCGCGCCGCGCGCGCCGGCCTGGAGGCGACGCGGCTGGCGATCCAGTTGCACGGCGCCATCGGCTACACCGAGGAATGCGACGTCAGCCTGTATTTCCGCAGCGCGCTGCACCTGGCGGCCTGGCTGGGCAATGCCACCGCCCATCGCCAGCGCTACGGCGCGCTGGCGGCGCTGCCCGCGCCCGGCGCCGATGACGACGATGCCGTGCCCATCACCGACTTCCCGCGCGAAGCCGACTGGAACGGCATGCCGGAAGCCGATTTCCGCCGGCTGGCGCGCGGCTTCTTCCGCGCCCACTATCCCGAGCACCTGCGCCACGTGCCGTGGCGGCTGCACTGGGACGAGATCAAGGACTGGTATTTCACGCTGTCGCGCCAGGGCTGGATCGCGCCGTCGTGGCCGCGCGAACACGGCGGCATGGCGCTGTCGCCGGCGCGCCAGATCGCCTTCATCGAAGAAGCCGAGCGCCACGGCGTGGCGCGCGCGCCGGACCAGGGGCTGGTGATGCTGGGGCCGATCCTGATCCGCCACGGCACCGAGGAACAGCGCGCGCGCTTCCTGCCGGGCATCCTGTCGGGCGAGGCGGTGTGGGCGCAGGGCTATTCGGAGCCGAACGCCGGCTCGGACCTGGCCTCGCTGCGCTGCGAGGCGCTGGTGGACGGCGACGGCCTGATCGTGAGCGGCCAGAAGACCTGGTCGACGCTGGCGCAGGACGCGACCCACATGTTCATGCTGGTGCGCACCGACAAGACGGTCAAGAAGCAGGCCGGCATCAGCTTCCTGCTGGTGGACCTGGCCAGTCCGGGCGTGAGCCGCCGCCCCATCCGCACGCTCTCGGGCCACGAGGAATTCTGCGAGGTGTTCTTCGACCAGGTGCGCGTGCCGCGCGCCAACCTGGTGGGCGAGCTGAACGCCGGCTGGGGCATCGCCAAGGCGCTGCTGGGCTTCGAGCGCCTGTTCAGCGGCAGCCCCAAGCACGCCAACCATGCCTTGCAGCAGATCTTCAGCATCGCGCGCCAACGCGGCCTGCTGGCCGACCCGGCGTTCGCCGACCGGCTGGCCGAGCTGCGGCTGGACGCGGCCGACCTGACCGCCATGTACAGCGTCTTCGCCGAGCTGGCCAAGGCCGGCCGGCCGCTGCCGCCCGAGTTGTCGCTGCTGAAGGTCTGGGCCACCGAGACGCACGAGCGGCTGGGCGCCCTGCTGATCCAGATCGCCGAGGAATACGGCGGCGCGGCGATGCGGCTGGGCTATGGCAACGGCCAGGTGCACGCGCTGGCGCCGTACGTCAACGCGCTGGCGGCGACCATTTTCAGCGGCACCAACGAGATCCAGCGCAATATCTACGCCAAGCAGTTGGGGCTGGAAGGCGCATGA